One genomic window of Candidatus Hydrogenedentota bacterium includes the following:
- a CDS encoding tetratricopeptide repeat protein, translating to MTVPLLVAIAFGATSAYDGAFQRGNAAYEQGDYATAVSAYEQLIAEDVVEAPIFYNVGNAYYRMGRLGAAIANYERALHTEPTYEPARRNLEFCIASTKHQWGRPLPPAWQEGLLMWHDNWSPRAVYRLAMLCWLALWIVLALRLWRPNAHLTRAAIVLALAAAAFATSAYVKHHPPPLAVALRDDTPVRFGLGESQSTSFALMPGDRVVIDSRRDGWVRVRNVDGERGWVEESELAIVGPPYPRPETTTAPDRGQGVE from the coding sequence GTGACCGTACCGTTACTCGTTGCGATCGCGTTCGGAGCAACCAGCGCCTACGACGGTGCGTTTCAGCGCGGTAACGCTGCGTACGAACAGGGTGACTACGCGACCGCGGTTTCCGCATACGAGCAACTCATAGCCGAGGACGTTGTCGAAGCGCCGATCTTCTACAACGTTGGAAACGCGTACTACCGGATGGGCAGGTTGGGCGCAGCCATCGCAAATTACGAGCGCGCGCTCCATACGGAGCCGACGTACGAACCCGCGCGACGTAATCTCGAATTCTGCATCGCGAGTACGAAGCACCAATGGGGCAGGCCGTTGCCCCCCGCATGGCAAGAGGGTCTCCTCATGTGGCACGACAATTGGAGCCCGCGGGCGGTGTACCGCTTGGCTATGCTATGCTGGTTGGCGCTTTGGATAGTGCTGGCGCTGCGCCTCTGGCGACCCAACGCACACTTGACGCGCGCCGCCATCGTGTTGGCGCTGGCGGCGGCGGCATTTGCCACGTCCGCGTATGTCAAGCACCATCCGCCGCCGCTGGCGGTGGCGTTGCGCGACGACACACCCGTTCGATTCGGGTTGGGCGAATCGCAAAGCACGAGCTTTGCGCTGATGCCGGGCGACCGGGTCGTTATCGATTCCCGACGCGATGGCTGGGTCCGGGTGCGCAATGTCGATGGCGAGCGCGGCTGGGTCGAGGAGAGCGAACTGGCGATCGTGGGGCCGCCGTATCCGCGCCCGGAAACGACAACCGCGCCGGACCGCGGCCAAGGAGTTGAATGA
- a CDS encoding trypsin-like peptidase domain-containing protein, producing MTSTPRAIFHVVLATLLCAGAAQAITPMLRELEDAFIRIGEQVRPAVVNVESEQEEEEAPAQGPRAPGLEDFFKYYGIPMPDPEDPRMQRRPVASGSGFVFDKAGHIITNNHVIDGAKSIKVRFFDGKEYAADVVGRDADTDIAVIKLKNAPADLHVAELANSDEVKVGQFAIALGSPRGLEGSLSFGHVSALGRDELRLPITLRFQNFIQTDAAINFGNSGGPLVDIDGRVIGMNTAIDAVGESLGFAIPINMVKEVAPQLIASGKVTRGFLGVIGIMDIKDIVTGTTTAEEFAEAIGLPDTAGAYVNGGAIPDSPAEKAGIKKDDVIRKINGDPIVSAQDLVKKVSAMSPGTSVKLDVWREKAPTEIQLTLAEYPGDARKAALGKAFLGMRVQPLTPELKKRAGLAEDLEGMVVMDVEKNSPAYDAEIMQGDIITEVQQNPVKTMDEFRALLDEHAKPGKSVLFRVQKQGGDTLPILVKVPEAGAQ from the coding sequence ATGACCAGTACCCCACGAGCCATCTTCCACGTCGTGCTGGCGACACTGCTGTGCGCGGGCGCCGCGCAGGCGATCACGCCGATGTTGCGCGAGTTGGAAGATGCGTTCATCCGCATAGGCGAGCAAGTGCGCCCCGCCGTTGTGAACGTCGAGTCCGAGCAGGAAGAAGAAGAGGCCCCGGCCCAAGGCCCGCGCGCGCCGGGGCTCGAGGACTTCTTCAAGTACTACGGCATTCCCATGCCGGACCCGGAAGACCCGCGCATGCAGCGCAGACCGGTCGCATCCGGTTCTGGCTTCGTGTTCGACAAGGCCGGGCACATCATCACGAACAATCACGTCATCGACGGGGCCAAGTCGATAAAAGTGCGTTTCTTTGACGGCAAGGAATACGCGGCCGACGTCGTCGGCAGGGATGCCGATACGGACATCGCCGTGATCAAACTTAAGAATGCCCCGGCGGACTTGCACGTCGCGGAATTGGCGAATTCCGATGAGGTGAAGGTTGGCCAATTCGCGATCGCGCTGGGAAGCCCGCGCGGCCTCGAGGGATCGCTCTCGTTCGGGCACGTGAGCGCGCTCGGCCGAGACGAATTGCGGCTACCAATCACGCTGCGCTTCCAGAACTTCATCCAAACGGACGCCGCGATCAATTTTGGGAACAGCGGCGGCCCGTTGGTGGACATCGACGGCAGGGTGATCGGCATGAATACGGCCATCGATGCGGTAGGCGAGTCGCTGGGCTTTGCCATCCCAATTAACATGGTAAAGGAAGTCGCGCCACAGCTCATCGCCAGCGGAAAGGTGACGCGCGGATTCCTGGGCGTAATCGGCATCATGGACATCAAGGATATTGTCACGGGCACAACCACTGCCGAAGAGTTTGCCGAGGCAATTGGGCTTCCCGACACGGCTGGCGCGTACGTAAACGGCGGCGCGATTCCGGACTCGCCGGCGGAGAAGGCAGGGATAAAGAAGGACGACGTTATCCGGAAGATCAACGGCGATCCCATTGTAAGCGCGCAGGACTTGGTCAAGAAAGTCTCCGCAATGTCTCCGGGCACGAGCGTGAAGCTGGATGTCTGGCGCGAGAAGGCGCCCACGGAAATACAACTCACGCTGGCGGAATACCCGGGCGACGCGCGAAAGGCGGCGCTGGGCAAGGCGTTCCTCGGCATGCGTGTGCAGCCGCTCACGCCCGAACTGAAGAAGCGGGCCGGACTTGCGGAAGACCTTGAAGGCATGGTGGTCATGGACGTCGAAAAGAATTCGCCCGCGTACGATGCGGAAATCATGCAGGGCGACATCATTACCGAGGTGCAACAAAACCCGGTGAAGACGATGGATGAGTTCCGTGCATTGCTCGATGAGCATGCGAAGCCAGGTAAGAGCGTGCTATTTCGCGT
- the glnD gene encoding [protein-PII] uridylyltransferase, which produces MNRTFEELVAIAESQDAAHGELTRDECLVATREFAARSRGALRQEHIEGASGSNIVHRLSDVADEVVRGIYHFALASLGLHRAVHSRVALCALGGYGRGELSPFSDLDISLLYEGQLDEHIRAINGFLIPFFWDSGFVVGYSIHSIQEANELASDDILTFTRFLESRHLAGDSMVFARLKLHIRELQSGPLAERFVEQKVRDRYETLNDEHQDLYAPEPNIKENAGGLRDFHTALWLLMMSYGISTLDEAVAQDIITQDEHLSLIDAIDFIWRIRNEMHFRSGRADDRLTYANQSHLAEAFAYMPGPSVRRFMQDYYTAAGKLRRFMRLAARACSPNSNINLPDSGMPIAQDYVTENGELYVGVGDNRWFTHSPTRIMEVFWVCARHKAPLSHSVERMITASLGLINDAFRESDVVRRFFLAICNHPLQAGHSLRQAASLGVLGRYIPEFADVDNVIRYEDFHSFPVGEHTLRAIEALANLDRVPGAVGRCLREALENLSDPYILVLAILFHDLGKVQGDVHVEESVKLTRQICERIGMDEGDTERISFLVQHHILMTTISQYRDIDDEDIVESFANTMQNEYRLRALFLLSYADLSAVAPGVWNEWKGALLLQLYLRAVKRLMGRAETSGEEYWKSTKADEVRDAATPELRPHVAEHLQYLSQRYFVAFQAEQIAEHMACIAEAEQRGLAIRCATNSVTHKSEIVICTRDRHALFSMIAGCFSSQLIDISGAALFTRQDGWVIDWFSVADARTLRPLTPAMQHKLEEVLHAVLIEGEDVQEHVDRGMRRLFALLQPRAAVPTRVVFDNQSSKYHTVVDIETGDRTGLLYDITRVMSELGLDISTARIVTDVQRVRDSFYITKDGCKVEDEETLAAIREAMHHAIHPRAVAETKGGKV; this is translated from the coding sequence ATGAACCGGACCTTTGAAGAACTCGTTGCGATCGCCGAATCCCAGGACGCGGCGCACGGCGAACTGACACGGGACGAATGTCTGGTGGCAACGCGCGAGTTCGCAGCGAGAAGCCGCGGCGCGTTGCGGCAGGAGCATATTGAGGGCGCCTCCGGCAGCAACATTGTCCACCGCTTGTCGGACGTCGCCGACGAAGTGGTGCGCGGCATTTACCACTTTGCGCTCGCGTCCCTCGGATTGCACCGCGCGGTGCATTCGCGCGTGGCGCTGTGCGCGTTGGGCGGCTACGGCCGCGGAGAGCTCAGTCCCTTCTCGGACCTCGACATTTCCCTGTTGTACGAGGGGCAACTGGACGAACATATCCGGGCGATAAACGGTTTTCTCATTCCGTTTTTTTGGGACAGCGGGTTTGTCGTTGGCTACTCGATCCACAGCATACAGGAAGCCAACGAACTGGCGTCGGACGACATACTGACCTTTACCCGTTTTCTCGAAAGTCGTCATCTTGCCGGCGACAGTATGGTATTCGCCCGGCTGAAGCTGCATATTCGCGAACTGCAGTCGGGGCCGCTTGCGGAGCGGTTTGTCGAGCAGAAAGTGCGCGACCGGTACGAGACGTTGAACGACGAGCATCAGGACCTTTACGCGCCGGAACCGAACATCAAGGAAAACGCCGGAGGGCTGCGCGATTTCCACACGGCGCTGTGGCTGCTGATGATGTCGTACGGGATTTCGACGCTGGACGAAGCGGTCGCGCAGGACATCATTACGCAGGACGAACACCTTTCGCTGATTGACGCGATCGACTTTATTTGGCGGATCCGGAACGAGATGCATTTTCGTTCGGGCCGCGCGGACGATCGCTTGACGTATGCGAACCAATCGCACCTGGCGGAGGCGTTCGCTTACATGCCCGGCCCGAGCGTGCGCCGGTTTATGCAGGATTACTATACCGCCGCGGGCAAACTGCGCCGGTTCATGCGGCTGGCGGCGCGCGCGTGCAGTCCGAATTCGAACATCAATCTGCCCGATTCCGGGATGCCGATTGCGCAAGACTACGTGACGGAGAACGGTGAACTCTACGTCGGCGTGGGCGATAACCGGTGGTTCACGCACAGCCCGACGCGGATCATGGAAGTGTTTTGGGTGTGTGCGCGGCACAAGGCGCCGTTGAGCCACAGCGTCGAGCGGATGATTACGGCGAGCCTTGGCTTGATTAACGATGCGTTTCGCGAGAGCGACGTCGTCCGGCGTTTTTTTCTGGCGATCTGCAATCACCCGTTGCAGGCCGGCCATTCGTTACGGCAGGCCGCGTCGCTCGGCGTGCTGGGCCGTTACATCCCCGAGTTCGCGGATGTAGACAACGTCATTCGCTACGAGGACTTTCATTCGTTCCCCGTGGGTGAGCACACGCTGCGCGCGATTGAGGCGCTTGCCAATCTGGACAGGGTGCCCGGCGCCGTAGGGCGGTGCCTGCGCGAGGCGCTGGAGAACCTCTCCGACCCTTATATTCTGGTCCTGGCCATACTCTTTCACGATCTGGGCAAGGTACAGGGCGATGTGCACGTCGAGGAAAGCGTGAAACTCACGCGGCAGATTTGCGAACGCATCGGAATGGACGAAGGGGACACGGAACGGATTTCGTTTTTGGTGCAACACCACATCCTGATGACCACCATCAGCCAATACCGCGACATCGACGACGAGGACATCGTCGAGAGTTTCGCGAATACGATGCAGAACGAATACCGGCTGCGCGCGCTTTTCCTGCTGTCGTATGCCGATTTGTCGGCGGTGGCGCCGGGTGTATGGAACGAGTGGAAGGGCGCCTTGCTCCTTCAACTGTATCTGCGCGCGGTGAAACGGCTGATGGGCCGGGCCGAGACCTCCGGCGAGGAGTATTGGAAATCAACGAAGGCCGACGAAGTCCGGGACGCGGCGACGCCGGAGTTGCGACCGCACGTCGCCGAGCATCTGCAATACCTGAGCCAACGCTACTTCGTCGCGTTTCAGGCCGAACAAATCGCGGAACATATGGCGTGCATTGCGGAAGCCGAACAGCGAGGTCTGGCGATTCGGTGCGCGACGAATTCGGTGACGCACAAGAGCGAGATCGTGATCTGCACGCGGGACCGCCACGCCCTGTTTTCAATGATTGCCGGATGCTTTTCGTCGCAGTTGATCGATATCAGCGGCGCGGCGCTGTTCACGCGCCAGGACGGTTGGGTGATCGACTGGTTTTCGGTGGCCGACGCGCGCACGCTGCGCCCGCTTACACCGGCCATGCAACACAAGCTGGAAGAAGTGCTGCACGCTGTACTAATCGAGGGCGAGGACGTGCAGGAACACGTGGATCGGGGAATGCGGCGGCTCTTCGCGTTGTTGCAGCCTCGAGCGGCGGTCCCGACGCGCGTGGTATTCGACAATCAGTCCTCGAAGTATCATACTGTTGTGGACATCGAAACGGGTGACCGTACGGGCCTGCTGTACGACATTACCCGGGTGATGAGCGAGCTTGGGCTGGACATTTCCACGGCGCGCATCGTGACAGATGTACAGCGCGTGCGCGACTCGTTTTACATCACCAAGGACGGTTGCAAGGTAGAAGACGAAGAGACATTGGCGGCCATTCGCGAGGCGATGCACCATGCCATTCACCCGCGGGCCGTTGCCGAGACCAAAGGAGGTAAAGTATGA